In the genome of Lacerta agilis isolate rLacAgi1 chromosome 2, rLacAgi1.pri, whole genome shotgun sequence, one region contains:
- the NIPAL4 gene encoding magnesium transporter NIPA4 yields the protein MERPEPLWVNSSCANGSLLALTCLSGQTFCQVVGNVSSTGLPHNNITLNTNWMVRIEDKYGFYIGLALAIFSSFLIGSSVILKKKGLRRLVETGGTRAGDGGHGYLRDWLWWAGLLTMGGGEAANFAAYAFAPATIVTPLGALSVLISAILSSYLLGERLNLLGKLGCMLSIVGSTVLVIHAPEEEEVTTLDEMASKLKEPGFLAYASILLAVCLVLIFFLAPRYGQTNILIYLTICSVIGAFSVSSVKGLGIAIKGFFTHWPVLKDPLTWILVLTLVASITTQINYLNKALDIFNTSMVFPIYYVLFTTIVITTSVILFKEWVTMSVVDIIGTVCGFLTIILGVFLLHAFKDMDISLRNLPQTLHNADEAPAVKDDKNILIELDNPEIKADNKPKVFMIYS from the exons ATGGAGCGACCGGAGCCGCTCTGGGTGAACAGTAGCTGCGCCAACG GTTCATTATTAGCCCTGACATGCCTTTCTGGGCAGACGTTTTGTCAAGTTGTTGGGAATGTCAGCTCAACAGGCTTACCCCACAATAATATCACCTTAAACACAAACTGGATGGTACGGATAGAAGACAAATATGGCTTCTACATTGGCTTGGCCTTGGCCATCTTCTCCAGCTTCTTGATTGGCAGCAGCGTCATCCTTAAGAAAAAAGGACTGCGTCGGCTTGTGGAGACAGGAGGCACCAGGGCAG GGGATGGAGGCCATGGCTACCTTAGGGACTGGCTGTGGTGGGCTGGCTTGCTCACCA TGGGTGGAGGAGAAGCTGCCAACTTTGCTGCCTATGCCTTTGCTCCTGCAACTATCGTTACTCCACTCGGAGCCCTGAGCGTGCTCATAAG TGCCATTTTGTCCTCGTACCTGCTTGGAGAGCGGCTGAATCTCCTGGGCAAACTCGGTTGCATGCTGAGCATTGTGGGTAGTACAGTTCTTGTGATTCATGCTCCAGAAGAAGAGGAGGTCACCACTCTAGACGAAATGGCCTCTAAACTGAAAGAGCCAG GTTTCCTTGCTTATGCCAGCATTCTCTTGGCGGTCTGCCTGGTTCTGATTTTCTTCCTCGCCCCACGTTATGGCCAGACCAACATTCTCATCTACCTCACCATCTGTTCTGTGATTGGGGCATTCTCAGTATCTTCAGTCAAAGGACTAGGCATCGCCATTAAGGGCTTTTTCACTCACTGGCCTGTTCTTAAGGACCCACTCACCTGGATTCTTGTCCTCACATTGGTGGCCTCCATCACCACCCAAATCAACTACCTCAACAAAGCTCTGGACATTTTCAACACCTCTATGGTTTTCCCCATCTACTACGTGCTGTTTACCACCATTGTCATCACCACTTCAGTCATCCTCTTTAAGGAGTGGGTCACCATGTCTGTGGTGGACATCATTGGGACAGTCTGTGGGTTCCTCACCATTATTTTAGGGGTCTTTTTACTCCATGCCTTCAAAGATATGGACATCAGTTTGAGGAACCTGCCACAAACACTTCACAACGCTGACGAAGCCCCAGCCGTCAAGGACGACAAGAACATCCTGATAGAGCTGGATAATCCAGAAATCAAGGCTGACAACAAACCCAAAGTATTCATGATCTACAGCTGA